The region atatgtataattctTAAATTCATAGTTAGTTTCGTTCCTTGGGAACGAAATCCTAAAAAGTGGGCTGAAATTGGAAGTCCGGATTCAAAAACTTGAATTTGGCGGCCTCCAGGAGTAAACGGTTGTGCTCAATTTGGTTGCGGGAGCGCAGCTCCTGGCTTATATCGGTCATTGTGCGTTCAAGTCGCTGCAGAATATCTCTAGGTGGTCCATCCATGTAATGTGCCACTGAGGGAGCCATTTGAACATCTTCCAGGGAATACGATTTGCTGGATAAGCTGGATATGCCGTCGCTTTGCGAGGATGCTATAGAAGCTGTGGTCAGATCAATGGCTACCGGCTGTTCCGTACGGATTGGGGATGGTGAATTGCTTGGTTGCTCCTCCTTAACGTCGGGGCGCAAGGGCAAGACCTGCGGCACAGCAGCCACGGGAGTAAGTTGGCTGTAGTTGGCCATCAGGGTCTCCACCGTGCTGGGGTGGAGATTTGGAAGCTGGGAATAGTAGAATTTGTTATATAAGATTTGGAAATTCACACTATACATAAGAACGACTACTTACGGTGCGAACATGTTGGACTATTAACCCAATGTTTGTCGAATTATCTGTACAGTTGGGCATCTTCGACGCGGCCTGGTTCACGTGATTTTCGTTGTGATCTAAGGTCGAATAGCCGCTCACGGAAGGAGAGGGCTAAggaaagaacaaaaattaacacacacacaaacaatcaTGTAAATGCACGATAACCTCTGTTTAATTTCATTGAGTTGGTTGCTGTGCCGAAACAGATacacccacaaacacacacgcgtGCATGTTCTACTTCTCTAACGGTAAACTGCATAGCTTAATACATATGGCTATCTCGCTTGTTGCTTACTGTTTTAGTGCCCGTCTCCTCCTTCTGTTCGCTATGCTCTTGCTGGTGGCGCTGGAACACCGTTTTAATTTTCAGCTCGTGTGTTTCGTTTGCCGTCGGCGCAGAAGACGCTATAGCAGGTGCAGCCGGCGCAGACGCCGCCGCAACAGGTCCTCTTGTTATAGGCTTGCACGGCGATGTTGAAGCTCTCTTTCTACGGGGTTTCTCATTTCCCCGATTCTTCATAATGCGATCACGGCGTTCCTCCAGGGCAGCCACCTTCATTTCGTGCAATTTGCCCAACAAAGATGCGTGCCGACGCTGTACCGGAATCATAAGTCAATTACTCGAAATGGTGGGGTGTTATTTCTCTACCTTGATGTGCATATGAAAGTTTCCCGTGGAACGCACGCTGCCGCGATAAACCCGATCCGGCGGACAATTACAGCACTTGACCACCACATTGTCTCCGATCTGGCTTTCAATGCTGTACAGCTCTCCATTTAATATGTAAGGAACGTGTTGACGCTGCTCCAAATCCACCTCAGACCTAACCTCAGGATTATTACTGTCCGACGACATTATTCCAGATATTGTTCCTGCTGGCCctaattttgaatttaattttatgcgAAACTAAAATTTATTATCGCCAAAAACCATTACTTACAGCAGCGACAAATCTGTCAAAAAGAAGAAGTACTTGCAGAGATACAACCACACATGAATCTATGAGTTCTGCTCGCAAAGAGGACTTCGAAAAGAGAGAAGGCAAAACGTAAGAAATGGTTCAAAACGGAAAAGGGGAAACATCTACAAGtacgatatacatatttaattgtGAGACAAGTACGGGTGCTATTCGATACCACAGTGTACAGTGCCTTGAGTATACATTTATTGTGCGAAATATGCTGTATTTATTGTGTTATTTTCTGTAATTTAATTCCTTGCgctttaaattttaataagtTTCGGCGCCAGGGCTTTCGATAGTTCGATTCGATATATTGCTCGAGTGAATTGTGGCAACCCTAATATCGATAAGCGGTATCTGCACGTTTTCaacataaataaacaatatcAACCTTTTAATTAAGAATATATCTAAATAGAAGTGTATTACGGGCTATGAGATGTCGGATCAAAACGCAGATGCGAAGCCAAACATTTTAATCACCGGTTGGTATGTTTGCTTCAGATAATTGTACGATTCTAACATGTTGTTGGACCCACAGGAACACCCGGAGCGGGCAAATCGTATTTGTGCGAGCGTTTGGCCGAACAATTGAAGTTCGACTGGTTGGACTGCTCAAAGATTGCCAAGGAAAATGATTACATTGAGGAGCACGACGAGGAATACGATTGTCCCATTTTAGATGAAGAGAGGGTATTATGCTACAATATTTCCGGGAATCTaaataacaaattacaaaatCTTAGCTTATGGACCACCTGGAACCGTTGATGCAGAAGGGCGGCAACATCGTGGAGTATCACGGCTGCGATTTCTTTCCCGAGCGTTGGTTTCAAGCTGTCTTCGTTGTCACCTGCCCCAATAAGACGCTCTACGATCGTTTAAAAGAACGCAACTACAATGAGAAGAAACTTTCCTCGAATATAGAGTGTGAAATCTTTGGCACAATCCTGGAAGAAGCGCGAGATTCGTACAAAGCTGACATTGTTCACGAACTCTGCGGCGAGTCGGCAGCAGATGCCGATAAAAGCTTGAAAACAGTGAAACAATGGTACCGTATGTGGAAGAGAAAATAAACATACTTTTATGAGGAAATGCTAATCATCTAGTCCGACAGTGGATAAAGCAAAGTATTCGCAATCTATGTATGGctaatacatattttattaggaaaatatttacaacaaaCTACGAGTATACGAAATCTTAAATCTACAACTCATGAGGCAACTATATGCGCGTCATTTTAAAGCGGAGTGGGCCATCCGGCGCGTACATGAATGTGACGGCATAGTCCAATGGTTTGTGGTTGTACTCAAGCTTGTAGTTTCGCAACAGCTTGGCCAGCAGTATCTGCATCTCCAGGTCAGCGAATCGCCGCCCCAGGCACATGCGGGCACCATAGCCGTAGGGCAACGAGGCGAACGGATGTAGTTTGCCCGGAACTCCACCATGCTGTGGCTTCAGCCAACGCTCGGGTCGGAACGTGGCAGCATCTGTTACATACTCCTCCATGTTACCGGTCACAATCGTGGGAAAGACGGCCTGGACTCCCTTCGGCACCTGGTAGCCGCAGATCACGCTGTCCTCCTGCAGGGTGCGTCCATTGCCAATCACCGTGCTGTACATTCGGAAAACCTCCTTGATGAAGGCCTTCAGATGGTGCATCTGGTCGAGCAGCTGAATGGTGAGCGGTGTGTTTGGGTCTGGTAGCAGGCGCTTCAGTTCCTCGTGCACCTTTTGCTGCTCCTCGGGACGCGTGGCCAGTTGATAGAGCATTGAGCAGACCGCCATCGATATCTGGAAGTGGTAACTTTTAGCTTTCTGTTGAAAACTACAGAGACTCTGATCTTACGGTGTCTATTCCGACTAGAATCAAGTCCAGCGCCATTATGGTGGCTATCTTTTCGTCCTTCTCCGACATAATCACCTTCTCCACCAGCGAGGGCTCACCTGCACGCTGGCTGGGATCTTGTGTCTTCAATCGCTCTGTGGCACTCTGTATGTACTTCATACAGACGCTGGATGGAACGAGATATTGATGGCTTCATGGTATTAAGAATATTCTGCACTTACCCCACAAAGAAGTTCATGTTCTTCACATATTGGGTCCAGAGCGGCGTCGGGAAGTACCGCCAGTAGGGAGCCTTCAGTTCGAGAGTGGCCACGTTCCGCAGGGCATACTTGGCAGCATCGATGATTTGCTGTGGCTCCGAGTCGGGACTGAGATTCGCTTCGAGGCAACCCAAACGCGTGTCCAAGGCAACGCGTCCAATACCTGATGTGGACAAGAATATTGACGTTATAGTATAAACATAGTCATTCGTGGTCATGAGGGCTCACATTCCAGCGACCATTTGTGTATCTCGTTGTCGAAATCCTTTGGCAGCTCCTGGTTACCATCCAACAGGTGCTCGCATCGCACCAGGAAATCATCTGTGATCGCCTCCAGCGGCTGCAGGTAGCGCCTGATGGTGGATAGCTGCAGCACCGGCTTCTGGACACGCGATCTAAACTGACGCCAAGGCTCGCCGTGGCTGCATGGGAAATGGTGAATCAGTGGATCAATGGATCAGTGTTATGCGAGTATGCGTGAGGCTGTTCCACTTACACGCCCACCACGCCGCCGAGTTCCCCAAAGAAGTCCTTGCGCACCACGCTCTTGTACTTGACCAGACTGGGCATCgatgggcggaagggggtgggccCCTCGCTGCGGTAGCACTGAAATGTCAGAAAAATCATAAATTGCTTGGCTCTAACATCCGACAACTGGCAGTAATTTGTACTAGCTGGAAGCGTCGCAAAGTGCCAGAAATTGCTGTAATGCTTTGGTGCCTTCGTGCTTCGCTGGTCAAGCGGAAAGACCCCACCAGTAGCTAAGTACATACGTCTTGGCTGTGTTCCGTGTTAAGGCTTGAGCATAGCTTACCTTTTCGATTTCGTCGGCATCGTAGATAAAGAGTAGATCGGGCCTACCTATGAGGCCACCGAAACGCACAATTCTGCCATAGCGATCGTGTAGCAGCGACGAGATGTTGGCCACATCGGAGATGGTGTATTGGCCAATGATCGGCATCAGACTGTGAAGGAGAACCGCCAAGGTTAGGGCGCATGACAAAAAAAACCGAAcaattggcaaacaaaacaaatctcTGCGACAATGGAGGATGCATTAGCCTTTGCCAAAAGCGCAAAATACTCGTAGTAtcgtatatatgtagtacGTGAACGGAGCTTGCACCAAAATTTCACATGTTATGATGCTGACCTTGAATACGGCGCTAATTGAACGCTAATCAACAAGATGACGTATAAGGGAATGGATTGTATGTCGGAGCGGATGCCAGCCGATTAGCCGAGGGAGTGATTATGTGGTTTCCGTAAGGGCAGGCGCGGTGCAGGTGTGAACACTCGGATACTAGGAAACCCAACAAGAATCATTGAAAACTATCATTCAAGCCGTTGTTAAATATTTGGACAACAAACGGGGGAAAACAAGCTTCGTTGCGGCCAGTGAAATGATCGCCTGCTTTGGACGCggcaaagcaaaaataaattaatggaTATAAAAACCAGCATCATCATGAGCAGTGCTTATTGAACATGCTTAATTGGGTCAAGTGAAACGGAGAGTGTAGAGtggctggctgtggctgtggctctggctctggctctggtgcAGGGAAATGGAATTGCAATTCGCAGAGTGAAAGTACGTTTGCTGCTCGAGTCTTTCGTTTCTGTGTGTCGCGACTCTTATACGAGTACCTACCGCCAGGTGTTGCCCAGAATGGGTAGGGGCTTGGGTCCAGGTATCTGATTGTAGGGCAGAGCGTTCTGCCATTCGGGAGTGGAGTGTATTCGTGGCGTTGTCGGCGCCGCTGTCTCCTCTGGTTCCAGCAGATGGGGACAAGCGGCCACGCCCGTGGAGCTGTCGCGGATCTCCAGACGTTGCTTCTCATTTGGCAGCAGGCCTGTGCCACTGATCCTTGACACAGTTCGCCTCAGGCTGGATGCACTGGCTGTGCAAGCCCTCACTGGAAGCTtgttcatttctttttttgttgttttctatCTGGCTTTATGCGTGTGTCAGCAACAGCTAACCgatttaaattcaaatcagATTTCACTCGTTTTATGCCTCGATTTCCAATTGTCTTGCGTTGACGTTGTCTTTGCGttgacacacacagatacactggCTCGAATGAAACTGGCTTCTAGCTCTGCCAGTCCGCTTGCAACAACTGAGCTCCGTTCCACACTCAATGGCTGTCCGACACAAACTAGCTGCTCCAGCGCCTCCACTGAGCCCCCAGACCCGTCCTCTTAGTAAACTTTTAAAAGAGAAATCATTTCGATGCTCTTTCGTTCCGTGCTTTCGACCATGTAATGAGAACTGAAAGAATGGACGTATGAAAATTGTGCAAGGGGCACAGATTCACTTCAATGTCTTACTGACTTTTTACATACAACATGATTTAGTAATAAACATTAACCTTTGGGTCAAATGTaagtaaatatgtacataaatatgacAAATGTTATTTCTTTACTTAAGAGCGATCAGTTTTACGGCCATGGTTGCGGTATTTGTGTCTGTTCGGCGGGTTCTCAGCTCCAATCTGGGATGCGATGCACGGAGATTCAACTCTAGAGTTGGGTAAATGCTCGATTTTCTGCAGGCTCATGGAAAATGTGAATCTTTCGAAGGGTTTGTCATCAAAACTATAATGACTCAATCCAATTTAAATCACACCTTTTTATACGATTTGTCtggggtttttatttatattcagTTATTTAATTCCTCCACTTAGCACACTAATATTAACAAATTTGTTTGGGTCTGAAACAGTTTTCTGTTGTCGGGATAAAGGGGCATAGCTGCAAAGCATTGCTACGCACAACCATTCCTTCTTACTCCGCCGACACTCTCCTTGGCCGCCTCCATCCAATCCTGGGACACCTTGGGATCCGCTACCATGTGTGGCACAATACCTTCCTCCTACATCCGACACCTCTCATGCTCAAACCGATGGCACTCGAAGAAGTAGTGAAGTTTTCGTGAGAGATGAAGTATAAACGGAGCAGAAATATAGTGACTTTTATAGATCCTATTACTACCAATGCGAACTTCGACATCCAAATGGTCTACTGACCCAAGAATTTGGTATggttataaatataaataagcGAAGATTCGACTATATTGAAATAGTATAATTACTACTGTGGAAATGTTATACAGTTTAGCTAAGGCTATAGCGGATGGGCTTTAGTTCGGCCGTTTCAAACACCGAACAAACTCATTAGATCTCCATGGATTCACCCGTAATCACCTGAAAGCAATCAAATATAGCATAATTAAGGAAGACTGCaccaaatttatttaaaaaggCCATGCCCATTTGGCGTGTGATTAGTGACACGGAAATGTTCGACGCACTTGTATCTGGCCGGTGGCATTTTCTGGCCGCAGCTGTTGTGTTCTGCTCCGTTCTGGGGTGCGAGGGTCGGAGGTCGAACTCCAGATTCACCAACCTCCAGTGCGAGTCGTATAGCGAGTCGTTTGCGACTTTCTCGAAATGCAAACTCAATCTCCTCGCCAGGGGACGCGCGGGAGTCAATATACACTGCCAACTGCACAAGACGCCCATTACAAACGTGTGGGTGAGTCTAGAATCCTGATTGTGGCCGAGAGCCTTGTGGTTATTTGGAGTTTGCCAATGACAGATGAATTGGAGCATGTATCGTCGCTACAATGGCTGGCGTCCATTTATGTACAACGTCAGCAAGAATTTCTGCCAGCTCATGGCAAATGTGAACGATGTCTCTTTCGAAGGACTTGTCATCAATGCCATAATGACTGGATCAAACCTAAATCACACCTGTCCGTACAATGTGGGTATTAGCATATCATCAACAAAGTGAAACAGTTTTAATTGGATCCCTTTATTGCCATCATTTAGCATGATATCATACTGGATAATTTGGAATTCACAGACGATTTGCTGAAAACCTTACCACTCCCCAAAGGCGACTATAAGATCCAACTGCGATTTGCCAGTGACAAAACATGGAGATTGCAAGTGTCAGTTTTTTTCGCAAGAGATGAACAATAATTGGAGCAGATAGGTATGGATAGGTACTACAGGACCGGACCCAAGGGCCCACAGTAGCTGGCTTCTCAAATGGCTGGATGGTCAATAATATATTTCTATTCTATTCCAGGCACAAACATTTAGTACAGATGTACATATCATGTGTCCAAATTGATATAAAATACAGAACATATCATTTAGAATTCTGTCAATTGATTTTGACTTGTGATgtttaatggaaatttaatagatatttaaattttatttaagctTTTTCTAACACTATGCATAGTCATTATGCACTCGTAATCACCTCAATATTTGTTATTCGACTTGATTTCAAACTCACTGAACTATAGCTTCATTAGCCCTAATGTGTAATCGGTTCTTGGTTGAATGGAAATGGTTGCGGTACGTCCATATAATGGCAGGTATCCATTTATGTCCGTACAGCGTCAACTATAATCTGTCTTTGGAAGGACTTGCCATCAATGCTATAAAGACTAGATCTAACTTGAATCATGCCTGTCCGTACGATATGAGTTAGCATAAGAATCATACATAGCACGACATCCTACTAGATAACTTGGAGTCCAACGATGAGTTTGCTCGCATGATATTGCATACTCTTGTGCTgtagaaaaataaatgaaggtATGTAgctttgaatttatttttttatttgtacgttgacatgcaatgactgcatcttacaAGAGAGGAGGAGAATTAGTGCTGGATATAATATagacctatatatatatatatatatatatatatatataataagaccctaaacggttcatgaaaggaataattcgatttACACAGTGGAAGGAaaggtataaaatttctagtgaGTCTAATGGGAATCGTGAGGTTGACACATTTTGACACTATATCTCGGCTAAATAGGGCCACTTCGGCGAAGGACCATCACAGGCAAAATCCTAAGCCACCTGGACCCGTTGATGGACTGGCCGCCAGCTCCCGAAACCGTCTTCCATCATTTGCCGGACCATTCCATGGCCTTCGCTGGCCCATCGACCACGGCATGGCCAACCGAGTGGGCATGCCGCAGCCCAGATGGTGaattcaatcaaaatcccGATTTCATTGAGAATGCTGTATGGCCTAGacatagcgtacagaaaaaccGATTACAGTATAACGAATCTATTTCCAGAACACAGCAAATGGTATATTCTGCAAAAATTAATTCTATATTAGGAATTTTTCGTATAACGAACTCCCCTTGAGAGTCGCTATATGGAAGACATTCCATATATAGACATTCCCCAAAAGACATTCGGGGGGCAAAAGGGATAGATCGGCTAAGTACAGAACGTCGTTACACTGGCTGATGTCCATTTCTATAATAGCCTGTTTCCGGGACCTTGTtacaaaaaaagaaccaaagaTCAGTTTATTTTCCACAATTTGCTCATATATTTATCAATTTCACTTTTGATTACAAAATTCACAATTTTAAAATGTTCTCCTTGTGCATGTTATTTAGTTGTAatagttttggttttgttttatatatactcgtatgtattcTCTTGCTGCCGAGTTTGCCGAGTTCAATTTTCAATGAGATTGTTGTGTGCATGGCAATGTTGGATACAGTTTAGtgaacaataaataaaaacacgcACATAACTCTTTAGGCAATACGCATTTTGAGCATATCAAAATCTCCTGAAAGAGTTTCTGCAGTAAAATAGACAGTTTGTTGTACATATCTAAAGTTTAAATCTTAAATGCTTTGCTGGCCGGCTGGCTTACAGTCTAGAATCTGGATCTCGACTTCATAGCTTAAGTAGTTGTGTGTTGCGTGTGTGGCGTGTGGTATGGGGTATGCGACAAATGTTTAAATGGCACGTTTCCAACTTGAAGAATAAGTTGAAGATAAGGATAAAATACAGAAGACACTTTAAGATACAAATTGATACCGAAtgttttgattgtttttgtgggTGTAGTAATACATAGATTAGTATAAAAGTTACGTTCCTAGGGGCATAAATAGTACGAAATTTAGCTTAGACGTAGATGTAAATGCATATGTACCATATGAATACAATATGTAGACTTAGAGACTAAAGCGGATCTGCATGCGTATGAAATGAAGGTGCTGCAGTGTGATAAATATGAAATGTCATGTGGTAGCCAGTTCAGTCAATCCTGCACACAATGAACGCACTTCTGCACTGGCTGTATGTTTTTACACGGTTTTCTTGTTGCTTAATCGTTAACTAACTATACTAAGatgctatttatatttatggatgtgtgtatctaggcttaaatatgtatatggcGGCGTCGTTCGTATTTACAGTTCTCGTCGTTCGATCGTTCATTCATTTATATCCCACATGGTTAACTAAGACTAAATGCAGACCTGTCCGGTGCTCAATCCAACTCGATTGGTGCCCAACAGAAACTAAAAAACAAGTAACATAAATTGTTTTCACGACTAATACTTGTAGTGGGTggtaggggggtgggggcggggcaggTGCCGCTTCACTGTTAACACTCGAACTCGTTGGCCGTGATGGCGCTCAGATCCTTCATGAGACCCTCCAGATTGGCCATCTCCTGGTTGAGCTCCTCGGTGGATGTGCTCGGTGCCAGTCTCTGGATCTCGTCGGTCGAGTGTGCCACCGACCCGCCGCCTTGCAAGCGATTGGGCGTGGCGGCCGAGAACGATGGCTTCTTGTAGGGCGACTGGTTCTGTGGACGTATTGTTACGGCAGGAGCTGAAAGAAACAAGGTCGTACGAGCGTCAGTGGCGCCACAAGATCACCTCTATGGATCAGATACTCACTGTGCTTGTTAATAGGCGTGGCTCCCCCAGTGGGCGGTGGCCCTGGAACGCTGAAACTCTTGAGCGGATGCCCGCGCTTGGCACTCTCGATAGTGGACACACAGCCATTGCCAGCGGCTCCATTGCCGGTATTGCTGCAACAGTTCAACAGGGAGGAGAGAGCAAAGACAAACAATTAGATCTAGTTAAGGCCAaaggttttgttttgtttgtgctttATATTGCTAACAAATTCATATGATTCGAACGAATTATGGCCCTAATTGTGGGCCAGGGCCCTTCTGGCGATTACTCGACTGACGCTGTTGCCCTGGAAATAAAGCTTGCGCGCGTTCTGAATCTCCCTGGCTTTCACGGCCAGACGGGTGTACGGCAGACGGTCGCTGGCGGACATAATGCTCCACGTGTAGCTGGCCAGTTCGGTAACGGTGGCCGAGTCGCGCATGCTGAACACCCCTCTGGCCTGGTGGTTGATCAGAATCTCGTCCAGGCGGAACTTGTTCATGAAGTTAACAAACGGCACCGGCGACGACATCAGCATCAGCTGGTGGTCCACGCGACGCTCCAATGTCTGCCGATTGAGCTTGATCATCTTCATCGACGGCTCTCGCACCAAATTGACCGTCACACGGGAATCAATACGTCCCCATCGCGATCTTGTGCCCATGCCTCTGCTTCAACTATAACTATATATCTCCAAGCTCGCAAGACCGGAGACACAACAACTGTTTCGAATTTAGATGAGAATTTTGTGGTGCTTCTGAATTGCTCTGAACTAAATTTAATCGAGTGCTTGACTAGATTTTTGGGGGGAACTAACCAGAAGCTGGCATCGTAGCCCCCGTACGGGTGCTCGGGCGTTTGGGCCAGCGAGCTGTTCTGGTTCGGCTGCGAGAGGCTCTGCTGCGAGAGGCCCGTCTCCATGGTCATGTGCGAGCGGTTCTGGTGGCTGTACTGGGTCCTCGGATACTGCGGGCGCTCCATCGTAGAGTTCATCGAAGTGGCTGCTGGAGGGAAATGGCGATTGATGAGCCGGACAAAGAACCCAATGGTCTGCTACTCACTCATATAGCCGGGCACGTAGGAGCGCTTGTCCAGCGAGTTGGTCACATGCCCAGGCACTCCGCCAGGCGTCTCCACCTCGTACTCGCTGTGGACCACCGAGCGGGGCAGGGTCAGGGCCCCACTACTCGAGGCCCCATCGCTGCAGACGGGCGTGACCGTGTGCAGACCCTTGTCAATGTTCTTCAGCTCCATCTGGTCGTGAT is a window of Drosophila pseudoobscura strain MV-25-SWS-2005 chromosome 3, UCI_Dpse_MV25, whole genome shotgun sequence DNA encoding:
- the LOC6898695 gene encoding uncharacterized protein: MPIWRVISDTEMFDALVSGRWHFLAAAVVFCSVLGCEGRRSNSRFTNLQCESYSESFATFSKCKLNLLARGRAGVNIHCQLHKTPITNVWMNWSMYRRYNGWRPFMYNVSKNFCQLMANVNDVSFEGLVINAIMTGSNLNHTCPYNHDIILDNLEFTDDLLKTLPLPKGDYKIQLRFASDKTWRLQVSVFFARDEQ
- the LOC4804938 gene encoding uncharacterized protein, with the protein product MGTRSRWGRIDSRVTVNLVREPSMKMIKLNRQTLERRVDHQLMLMSSPVPFVNFMNKFRLDEILINHQARGVFSMRDSATVTELASYTWSIMSASDRLPYTRLAVKAREIQNARKLYFQGNSVSRVIARRALAHN
- the stil gene encoding protein stand still, translating into MSSDSNNPEVRSEVDLEQRQHVPYILNGELYSIESQIGDNVVVKCCNCPPDRVYRGSVRSTGNFHMHIKRRHASLLGKLHEMKVAALEERRDRIMKNRGNEKPRRKRASTSPCKPITRGPVAAASAPAAPAIASSAPTANETHELKIKTVFQRHQQEHSEQKEETGTKTPSPSVSGYSTLDHNENHVNQAASKMPNCTDNSTNIGLIVQHVRTLPNLHPSTVETLMANYSQLTPVAAVPQVLPLRPDVKEEQPSNSPSPIRTEQPVAIDLTTASIASSQSDGISSLSSKSYSLEDVQMAPSVAHYMDGPPRDILQRLERTMTDISQELRSRNQIEHNRLLLEAAKFKFLNPDFQFQPTF
- the Ak6 gene encoding adenylate kinase isoenzyme 6 homolog, coding for MSDQNADAKPNILITGTPGAGKSYLCERLAEQLKFDWLDCSKIAKENDYIEEHDEEYDCPILDEERLMDHLEPLMQKGGNIVEYHGCDFFPERWFQAVFVVTCPNKTLYDRLKERNYNEKKLSSNIECEIFGTILEEARDSYKADIVHELCGESAADADKSLKTVKQWYRMWKRK
- the Cyp301a1 gene encoding probable cytochrome P450 301a1, mitochondrial; the encoded protein is MNKLPVRACTASASSLRRTVSRISGTGLLPNEKQRLEIRDSSTGVAACPHLLEPEETAAPTTPRIHSTPEWQNALPYNQIPGPKPLPILGNTWRLMPIIGQYTISDVANISSLLHDRYGRIVRFGGLIGRPDLLFIYDADEIEKCYRSEGPTPFRPSMPSLVKYKSVVRKDFFGELGGVVGVHGEPWRQFRSRVQKPVLQLSTIRRYLQPLEAITDDFLVRCEHLLDGNQELPKDFDNEIHKWSLECIGRVALDTRLGCLEANLSPDSEPQQIIDAAKYALRNVATLELKAPYWRYFPTPLWTQYVKNMNFFVGVCMKYIQSATERLKTQDPSQRAGEPSLVEKVIMSEKDEKIATIMALDLILVGIDTISMAVCSMLYQLATRPEEQQKVHEELKRLLPDPNTPLTIQLLDQMHHLKAFIKEVFRMYSTVIGNGRTLQEDSVICGYQVPKGVQAVFPTIVTGNMEEYVTDAATFRPERWLKPQHGGVPGKLHPFASLPYGYGARMCLGRRFADLEMQILLAKLLRNYKLEYNHKPLDYAVTFMYAPDGPLRFKMTRI